From Gloeocapsa sp. PCC 73106, a single genomic window includes:
- a CDS encoding heme oxygenase (biliverdin-producing), translating into MSINLATLLREGTKKSHSMAENVGFVKCFLKGVVEKNSYRKLVSNLYFVYAAMEEEMDKLKEHPLISQIYFPQLNREKSLEKDLYYYYGPNWRDEINVSPAGAAYVQRIHEIAANQPELLVAHSYTRYMGDLSGGQILKKIAQQAMNLNEGVGTAFYEFEEISDEKAFKSQYRQALDELDVDEATADRIVTEANAAFGMNMKLFQELEGNLIKAIGQMLFNGLTKRRKRGSTEAGLATVSD; encoded by the coding sequence ATGAGTATTAATTTAGCAACCTTGTTACGTGAAGGAACCAAAAAATCACATAGCATGGCAGAGAACGTCGGTTTTGTCAAATGTTTCCTCAAAGGCGTTGTTGAAAAGAACTCCTACCGCAAATTAGTCAGTAATCTCTACTTTGTCTACGCTGCTATGGAAGAGGAAATGGATAAACTTAAAGAACATCCTCTGATTAGCCAAATCTATTTTCCTCAATTGAATCGAGAAAAAAGCTTAGAAAAGGATTTATATTACTACTACGGTCCTAACTGGCGCGATGAAATCAACGTTTCTCCCGCAGGTGCAGCTTACGTACAACGTATCCACGAAATAGCAGCCAATCAACCAGAGTTGTTAGTAGCTCATTCCTACACTCGCTATATGGGAGATTTATCGGGGGGACAAATACTCAAGAAAATCGCTCAACAAGCGATGAATTTAAACGAGGGCGTGGGAACCGCTTTCTATGAGTTTGAAGAAATATCCGATGAAAAAGCTTTTAAAAGTCAATACCGTCAAGCTCTTGATGAACTGGATGTAGATGAGGCTACAGCAGATAGGATCGTTACAGAAGCTAACGCAGCTTTTGGTATGAACATGAAATTGTTCCAAGAATTAGAGGGTAATTTGATTAAAGCGATCGGTCAAATGCTCTTTAACGGCTTGACAAAACGTCGTAAGCGTG